A region from the Achromobacter seleniivolatilans genome encodes:
- a CDS encoding ferritin-like domain-containing protein yields MDSNTIPSAEGNGPNCLRAQALAALAATEWPEKLAAVRAIEDDAALDCQRSFEPIAGLPGRPERPHLVAPAEVKHRSMATLEGRAALLHALAHIEFNAVNLALDIIWRFAGMPEAFYRDWLRVAREEAYHFDLLRQRLAALGVAYGDFPAHNGLWDMAERTRGDLLARLALVPRTLEARGLDASPMIRNKLAGAGDKDSAAIVDIILRDEIGHVAIGNYWYKQQCTLAGKEPVACYAELARRYDAPRLRGPFNLEARRAAGFDDAELAALQAG; encoded by the coding sequence ATGGACAGCAATACGATCCCTTCTGCCGAGGGGAATGGTCCGAACTGCCTGCGTGCGCAAGCGTTGGCGGCGTTGGCCGCCACAGAATGGCCGGAAAAACTGGCTGCGGTGCGCGCCATTGAGGATGACGCAGCGCTGGATTGCCAGCGGAGTTTCGAGCCCATCGCAGGCCTTCCCGGACGCCCGGAGCGGCCTCACCTGGTGGCGCCAGCAGAGGTCAAACATCGGTCCATGGCTACGCTTGAGGGGCGCGCCGCGCTGCTGCACGCATTGGCTCACATTGAATTCAATGCGGTGAATCTGGCGCTGGACATCATCTGGCGGTTTGCCGGTATGCCTGAAGCGTTTTACCGCGATTGGCTGCGCGTCGCCCGCGAAGAGGCCTATCACTTCGATTTGTTGCGTCAACGCTTGGCTGCGCTTGGCGTCGCCTATGGCGATTTCCCGGCTCACAATGGCTTGTGGGACATGGCCGAAAGAACACGCGGCGACCTGTTGGCCCGCCTGGCGCTGGTGCCGCGCACGCTGGAAGCGCGTGGCTTGGACGCATCCCCGATGATTCGCAACAAACTGGCGGGTGCAGGCGATAAGGACAGCGCGGCCATTGTTGACATCATCTTGCGCGATGAGATCGGCCACGTCGCCATCGGCAACTATTGGTATAAGCAGCAATGCACGCTGGCGGGCAAGGAGCCCGTGGCCTGTTATGCCGAGCTGGCCCGGCGTTATGACGCGCCCAGGTTGCGCGGCCCCTTCAACCTGGAGGCGCGCCGCGCCGCAGGTTTTGACGATGCTGAACTTGCCGCGCTGCAAGCGGGCTGA
- a CDS encoding GNAT family N-acetyltransferase: MDSLRLTIETDLSRLNAQQWNALAGDQPFLQHAYLCAMHETGCAAPDTGWAPHYLALWREGALAAAAPLYLKSHSRGEYVFDYAWADAFQRHGMRYYPKLLSAIPFTPVTGPRLLAANDEDRATLVRGLVAFAEEIKVSSLHLLFPDDTDMRALRDAGFMIRESVQFHWTNPGYADFDAFLATMSHDKRKKIRQDQKKVAAAGLSYRWLRGADIGPAELEFFYDCYCRTYFHHGNPPYLNLEFFQRVHREQADAFVLILAERDGVPIAAALNLAGGDALYGRYWGATEYVPGLHFETCYMQSIAYCIAHGYARFEGGAQGEHKMARGLLPTPTWSAHWVAHPGFAEAIQNFLDEETAAVTGYLDELEAHTPFKGGA; this comes from the coding sequence ATGGATTCCCTGCGCCTGACGATTGAAACCGACCTCTCCCGCCTCAACGCCCAGCAATGGAACGCGCTGGCGGGCGATCAGCCTTTTCTGCAGCACGCCTATCTGTGCGCGATGCACGAGACCGGCTGCGCGGCGCCGGACACCGGATGGGCGCCGCATTATCTGGCGCTATGGCGCGAGGGCGCGCTTGCCGCTGCCGCCCCGCTCTATTTGAAATCGCACTCTCGCGGCGAGTACGTATTCGACTATGCGTGGGCCGACGCTTTCCAGCGCCACGGCATGCGCTACTACCCCAAGCTGCTGTCCGCCATTCCCTTCACGCCGGTCACGGGCCCCCGTCTGCTGGCGGCGAACGACGAAGACCGGGCCACGCTGGTACGCGGTCTGGTCGCCTTTGCCGAAGAGATCAAGGTGTCGTCGCTACACCTGCTGTTTCCGGACGACACCGATATGCGCGCGCTGCGTGATGCCGGATTCATGATCCGCGAAAGCGTGCAGTTTCATTGGACGAATCCGGGGTATGCCGACTTCGATGCATTCCTGGCCACCATGAGCCACGACAAGCGGAAGAAGATTCGGCAAGACCAGAAAAAAGTGGCTGCGGCGGGGCTCTCTTACCGCTGGCTGCGGGGCGCAGATATCGGTCCGGCTGAACTGGAATTTTTCTATGACTGTTATTGCCGCACCTATTTCCATCACGGCAATCCGCCCTACCTGAACCTCGAATTTTTCCAGCGCGTGCATCGCGAGCAAGCAGATGCTTTTGTGCTGATTTTGGCCGAACGCGACGGCGTACCCATCGCGGCCGCATTGAATCTTGCGGGCGGCGATGCGTTATATGGACGCTACTGGGGGGCGACGGAATACGTGCCGGGGCTGCATTTTGAGACTTGCTACATGCAGTCCATCGCGTATTGCATTGCGCATGGATACGCCCGTTTTGAAGGCGGCGCGCAAGGCGAACACAAAATGGCGCGCGGGCTGCTGCCCACCCCGACCTGGTCCGCGCATTGGGTTGCTCATCCCGGTTTCGCAGAAGCGATCCAGAATTTCCTGGACGAGGAAACGGCTGCGGTGACGGGTTACCTGGACGAACTCGAAGCCCATACGCCATTCAAAGGCGGCGCCTAG
- a CDS encoding cyanophycin metabolism-associated DUF1854 family protein, translated as MTLPTFQLRRNAFGRLEYQSDDGEMHEGVIPVRAFPISEAGRGLSLVTSDGHELLWIEHLADVPAAQRALIEEELAGREFMPEIRKLVSVSTYATPSTWKVETDRGPTSFVLRGEEDIRRLSPQTLLVADSHGIFYLVRDIQSLDKHSRKLLDRFL; from the coding sequence ATGACGTTGCCGACCTTTCAGTTGCGCCGCAATGCCTTTGGGCGTCTGGAATACCAATCCGATGACGGCGAAATGCACGAAGGGGTTATTCCTGTTCGGGCATTTCCCATCAGCGAGGCGGGCCGGGGCTTGTCGCTGGTTACCAGCGATGGCCACGAACTGCTCTGGATCGAACATCTGGCCGATGTACCCGCTGCGCAACGCGCGTTGATCGAAGAAGAGCTGGCCGGCCGCGAGTTCATGCCCGAGATCCGCAAACTGGTCAGTGTTTCCACTTACGCCACGCCCAGCACCTGGAAGGTGGAAACCGATCGCGGTCCGACCTCATTCGTCTTGCGCGGTGAAGAAGATATTCGGCGGCTCAGTCCGCAAACACTGCTGGTCGCGGATAGTCACGGCATCTTCTATCTGGTGCGCGACATCCAATCGCTGGACAAGCACAGCCGCAAGCTGCTGGACCGATTCTTGTAA
- a CDS encoding cyanophycin metabolism-associated ABC transporter yields the protein MKKPHLLSGLADAFPAKWRDEIRTELADGETLLAWVEIDLDQRLKFQPGLVAATDRRLLARNPADNGWESWAYGSQLTLSLTDHAGAAVLELHDDTARLAIWRFTLAHNPAALRLLAQFESQQAIRLSGQQESEPVERNCTICNNVIPAGEDECPTCNQEQAAPSSTWALLRLWRFARPYRGPLLAGFLLTLLGTAATLVPPYLTMPLMDDVLIPFQNGAPIDYSKVRLYLSGLLASAVLAWGLGWARTYILAWVSERIGADLRTTTYEHLQQLSLEYFGGKRTGDLISRIGSETDRICVFLSLHLLDFANDILMIVMTAVILVTINPWLALVTLVPLPFIIWMIHAVRDRLRHGFEKVDRIWSEITNVLADTIPGIRVVKAFAQEKREVARFREANNRNLEVNDRVNTTWSLFSPTVTLLTEVGLLVVWIFGIWQVSQKQITVGVLAAFLAYIGRFYMRLDSMSRIVSVTQKAAAGAKRIFDILDHVSSVPEPQNPAKLPHINGRIELRDVGFRYGNRQVIRGLDLTIAPGEMIGLVGHSGSGKSTLINLICRFYDVSEGAVLVDGADIRSVRVADYRRNIGLVLQEPFLFFGTIAENIAYGKPDATRDEIVAAARAAHAHEFILRLPHGYDSLVGERGQALSGGERQRISIARALLIDPRILILDEATSSVDTTTEKEIQKALDNLVRGRTTIAIAHRLSTLRKADRLVVLDRGQIVEQGPHEELMAREGAYYRLYQAQARQAEADAQSSGSEDMAAVA from the coding sequence ATGAAAAAACCACACCTGCTTTCCGGCCTTGCCGATGCCTTTCCCGCCAAATGGCGAGATGAAATCCGCACTGAATTGGCGGATGGCGAAACCTTGCTGGCCTGGGTTGAAATAGACCTGGATCAGCGGCTGAAGTTCCAGCCTGGATTGGTCGCCGCCACTGACCGCCGACTGCTTGCCCGCAATCCTGCCGATAACGGCTGGGAATCTTGGGCCTATGGCTCTCAATTAACGCTAAGTCTCACCGATCATGCCGGCGCCGCCGTGCTTGAGCTGCACGACGATACCGCGCGTTTGGCGATATGGCGCTTCACGCTGGCGCACAATCCGGCTGCCTTGCGTCTGTTGGCGCAGTTTGAATCGCAGCAGGCTATCCGTTTGTCCGGCCAGCAGGAATCCGAGCCGGTAGAACGCAACTGCACGATCTGTAATAACGTTATTCCTGCCGGTGAGGACGAATGCCCCACCTGCAATCAGGAACAGGCGGCGCCGTCATCGACCTGGGCGCTGCTGCGCTTGTGGCGGTTTGCGCGGCCCTACCGTGGTCCCTTGCTGGCGGGCTTTCTCTTGACGCTGCTGGGTACGGCGGCGACGCTGGTGCCGCCCTACCTGACCATGCCGCTGATGGACGATGTGCTGATCCCGTTCCAGAACGGCGCGCCCATCGACTACAGCAAGGTCCGGCTTTACCTGAGCGGCCTGCTAGCCTCGGCCGTCTTGGCTTGGGGGCTGGGTTGGGCCCGGACTTACATCCTGGCCTGGGTCAGCGAACGCATTGGCGCTGACCTGCGCACCACCACGTACGAGCATCTGCAACAGCTGTCGCTGGAGTATTTTGGCGGCAAGCGCACGGGCGATCTGATCTCCCGCATCGGCAGCGAAACCGACCGCATCTGCGTCTTCCTGTCGCTGCACCTGCTGGATTTCGCCAACGACATCCTGATGATCGTCATGACGGCGGTGATCCTTGTCACGATCAATCCTTGGCTGGCGCTGGTGACCTTGGTGCCGCTGCCATTCATTATCTGGATGATCCACGCAGTGCGCGACCGCTTGCGCCATGGTTTTGAGAAGGTTGACCGCATCTGGTCCGAGATCACCAACGTGCTGGCCGACACCATTCCAGGCATTCGCGTGGTCAAGGCATTTGCTCAGGAAAAGCGCGAGGTCGCGCGGTTCCGCGAGGCCAATAATCGCAACCTGGAAGTGAACGACCGTGTAAATACCACCTGGTCGCTGTTCTCGCCTACCGTCACTTTGCTGACGGAAGTGGGGCTGCTGGTCGTGTGGATTTTTGGTATTTGGCAGGTGTCGCAGAAGCAGATCACGGTGGGGGTGCTGGCTGCGTTCCTGGCGTATATCGGCCGCTTCTATATGCGTCTGGATTCTATGAGCCGGATTGTGTCGGTTACGCAGAAAGCGGCTGCTGGCGCCAAGCGCATCTTCGATATTCTGGATCACGTGTCCAGCGTGCCAGAACCGCAGAACCCGGCCAAGCTGCCGCACATCAATGGCCGCATTGAACTGCGCGATGTGGGCTTTCGCTACGGCAATCGCCAAGTCATCCGCGGGCTGGATCTGACCATTGCCCCGGGCGAAATGATAGGCCTGGTTGGCCATAGCGGTTCGGGCAAGAGCACGCTGATCAATTTGATTTGCCGCTTCTATGACGTGTCTGAAGGCGCCGTGCTGGTGGATGGCGCGGATATCCGGTCGGTGCGCGTGGCGGACTACCGCCGCAATATCGGCCTGGTGCTGCAAGAGCCTTTCCTGTTTTTCGGCACCATTGCCGAGAATATCGCTTACGGCAAACCGGATGCAACACGCGACGAAATCGTGGCGGCGGCGCGTGCTGCCCACGCGCACGAGTTCATTCTGCGTCTGCCCCACGGATATGACTCACTGGTGGGCGAACGCGGTCAGGCGCTGTCCGGGGGCGAGCGGCAACGCATTTCGATCGCCCGCGCGCTGCTGATCGATCCGCGCATCCTGATTCTGGACGAAGCCACCTCGTCGGTGGATACGACCACTGAAAAGGAAATCCAGAAAGCGCTGGACAACCTGGTGCGTGGCCGTACGACGATCGCCATTGCTCACCGCCTCAGCACGTTACGCAAGGCGGATCGTCTGGTGGTGCTGGATCGCGGCCAGATTGTGGAGCAAGGGCCGCACGAAGAATTGATGGCCCGCGAGGGCGCGTACTATCGTCTCTACCAAGCGCAAGCGCGTCAGGCGGAAGCCGACGCGCAATCGTCGGGCAGCGAAGACATGGCCGCCGTGGCCTGA
- the cphA gene encoding cyanophycin synthetase has product MKKKDIEFLDVVALRGPNIWTYRPVLEAWVDIGELEDYPSNTIPGFYERLSGWLPSLIEHRCSPGVRGGFLSRLKEGTWPGHILEHVTLELQNLAGLRGGFGKARETSTRGVYKVVVRAWQEQVTRTALNEARDLVMAAIEDRPFDVPATISRLRSLVDKHCLGPSTACIVDAADDRDIPYIRLFEGNLVQFGYGSAQRRIWTAETDRTSAIAEGISRDKDLTKELLSTCGVPVPEGRLVRSEDDAWDAAEDIGLPVVVKPYDGNHGRGVFTNLTTREEVVSAYRVAVDEGSGVIVERFVLGNEHRLLVVGNRMVAAAAGELAWVTGDGKSTISELIESQINTDPRRGRTENHPLNPVRLDSAARLEIARQGQSEDSVPADGLRVLVQRSGNVAFDVTDRVHPSIAATVTLAARVVGLDIAGVDLVAEDISRPLAEQRGAIVEVNAGPGLLMHLKPADGTPRPVGRAIVDHLFPEGDAGRIPIVGVTGTNGKTVVARLVARLLHLSGKRTGLACSEGLYLDRRLVQKGDRADFASGTRLLMNRNVDAAVIENDSGVILGQGLAYDRCQVGVVTNIDDADHLGDFDINETERMFNVFRTQVDVVLPTGAAVLNARDPRVVEMAELCDGAVIFFGIDPALPAITAHLQQDGRAVFVRDGRIVLAQGAREEQLADVAAIPLTHGGRVAFQVENVLAAVGTAWALDVPIELIRAGIETFDIDQADAPWQFTLFERNGGTVVVDDVHNASALRPLIAAIDQFPSTTRAAVYSAGADRRDADLIEQGRLLGDAFDRVVLYDDKTVNSKRPEGQARALLRQGLTQGSRVKDIQDEPDHGKAIESVLNGIAAGDFALLQSDEAFSGPTIDLVRRWIQQY; this is encoded by the coding sequence ATGAAAAAGAAAGACATTGAATTTCTCGATGTCGTGGCTTTGCGCGGCCCGAACATTTGGACGTATCGCCCGGTCCTTGAAGCATGGGTGGACATTGGGGAACTGGAGGACTATCCGTCCAACACCATTCCCGGATTCTACGAGCGCCTGTCGGGCTGGCTGCCCTCGCTGATCGAGCATCGTTGCAGTCCTGGCGTGCGGGGCGGTTTCCTGTCCCGCCTGAAGGAAGGCACGTGGCCCGGCCACATTCTTGAACATGTCACGCTAGAACTGCAGAACCTGGCTGGCCTGCGAGGCGGTTTCGGCAAGGCTCGTGAAACCTCCACCCGCGGCGTCTACAAGGTCGTCGTGCGCGCATGGCAGGAACAAGTGACGCGCACCGCCCTGAACGAGGCCCGTGATCTGGTCATGGCCGCCATCGAAGACCGCCCTTTCGATGTGCCCGCCACCATCTCGCGCCTGCGCAGCCTGGTCGACAAGCATTGCCTGGGACCCAGCACGGCCTGCATCGTGGATGCGGCCGATGACCGTGATATTCCCTATATCCGCTTGTTCGAGGGCAACCTCGTCCAGTTTGGCTACGGCTCGGCCCAGCGCCGTATCTGGACGGCCGAAACGGACCGCACCAGCGCCATCGCCGAAGGCATTTCGCGCGACAAGGACCTGACCAAGGAACTGCTGTCGACCTGCGGCGTACCGGTACCGGAAGGCCGCCTGGTCCGCAGCGAAGACGACGCCTGGGACGCCGCCGAAGACATCGGCCTGCCCGTCGTGGTCAAGCCGTATGACGGCAACCATGGCCGGGGCGTGTTCACCAACCTGACCACGCGTGAAGAAGTGGTTTCCGCCTACCGCGTAGCGGTGGACGAGGGCAGCGGCGTAATCGTCGAGCGTTTCGTGCTGGGCAATGAACACCGCTTGCTGGTTGTCGGCAACCGCATGGTTGCTGCCGCCGCAGGCGAACTGGCCTGGGTAACGGGCGACGGCAAGTCGACGATCTCCGAGCTGATCGAAAGCCAGATCAATACCGACCCGCGCCGCGGCCGTACGGAAAACCATCCGCTGAACCCGGTACGCCTGGATTCCGCCGCCCGGCTGGAAATCGCGCGCCAGGGTCAGTCCGAAGACAGCGTGCCGGCCGACGGCCTGCGCGTTTTGGTGCAACGCAGCGGAAACGTCGCCTTTGACGTGACCGACCGCGTCCACCCCAGCATTGCCGCGACCGTGACCTTGGCCGCCCGCGTGGTGGGCCTGGACATTGCTGGCGTCGATCTGGTGGCGGAAGATATCTCGCGCCCCCTGGCTGAACAGCGTGGCGCGATTGTGGAAGTCAACGCCGGCCCCGGCCTGCTGATGCACTTGAAGCCGGCTGACGGCACCCCGCGTCCCGTAGGCCGCGCCATCGTCGACCACCTGTTCCCCGAAGGCGATGCTGGCCGCATCCCCATCGTGGGTGTTACCGGCACCAACGGCAAGACGGTTGTCGCGCGCCTGGTTGCCCGCCTGCTGCATTTGTCGGGCAAGCGCACCGGCCTGGCGTGCAGTGAAGGACTCTACCTGGACCGCCGCCTGGTGCAAAAAGGCGACCGTGCAGACTTCGCATCCGGCACCCGCCTGCTGATGAACCGCAACGTGGATGCCGCTGTTATCGAAAACGATAGCGGCGTGATCCTGGGCCAGGGCCTGGCCTATGACCGCTGCCAGGTCGGCGTGGTCACCAACATCGACGACGCCGATCACCTGGGTGACTTCGACATCAACGAAACGGAACGCATGTTCAATGTGTTCCGCACCCAAGTGGATGTGGTTCTGCCCACCGGCGCCGCGGTGCTGAACGCACGCGATCCGCGCGTGGTGGAAATGGCCGAGCTGTGCGATGGCGCCGTGATTTTCTTCGGCATTGACCCCGCCCTGCCCGCCATTACCGCTCATTTACAGCAGGACGGCCGCGCGGTGTTCGTGCGCGACGGCCGCATCGTTCTGGCGCAAGGCGCTCGCGAAGAACAGCTTGCCGACGTGGCCGCCATTCCGCTGACCCACGGCGGACGCGTGGCCTTCCAGGTTGAGAACGTGCTTGCCGCCGTCGGTACGGCGTGGGCTCTGGATGTGCCCATTGAGCTGATCCGTGCCGGTATCGAGACTTTCGATATCGACCAGGCTGACGCTCCGTGGCAGTTCACGTTGTTTGAACGCAATGGCGGTACCGTGGTCGTGGACGATGTGCACAACGCTTCGGCGCTGCGCCCGCTTATCGCCGCCATTGACCAGTTCCCGTCGACGACACGCGCTGCCGTGTATTCGGCAGGCGCCGACCGCCGCGATGCAGATCTGATCGAACAAGGCCGGCTGCTGGGCGATGCCTTCGACCGCGTCGTGCTCTATGACGACAAAACGGTGAATAGCAAGCGCCCCGAAGGCCAGGCGCGTGCTCTGCTACGCCAGGGTCTGACGCAAGGCAGCCGCGTCAAGGACATCCAGGATGAGCCCGATCATGGCAAGGCCATCGAGAGCGTGTTGAACGGTATTGCGGCGGGCGACTTCGCCCTGCTGCAATCCGATGAAGCGTTCTCCGGTCCCACCATCGATCTGGTCCGCCGCTGGATTCAACAATACTGA
- the cphA gene encoding cyanophycin synthetase, with protein MEVSRIRALRGPNLWSKNTAIEAIVSCADSECSIDNLPEFEARLRARLPQTGLLRPEGHQDSVSIAHVLQIVALTMQAHAGCPVTFGRTSTTIEPGVFQVVVEYSEEEVGLLAMELAQALVRSALDDTPFDITDALKRLRDLDEDVRLGPSTGSIVNAAVVRNIPYRRLTQGSMVQFGWGSKQRRIQAAETDRTSAISESIAQDKDLTKMLLDAAGVPVPMGRSVTSAEAAWEAAQELGGPVVVKPRDGSQGRGVAVNIETRERVIQAFEVAEEISSEVIVERYIPGHDFRLLVVGGALVAASRRDPPQVTGDGQQTIRQLVDQVNSDPLRGDGHATSLTKIRFDDIALATLKKQGFDADSVPPSGTLIFLRNNANLSTGGSATDVTDEVHPEMAARAVSAARMIGLDICGVDVVAESVHYPLEDQHGGVVEVNAAPGLRMHLNPSFGKGRAVGEAIISNMYADGDDGRIPVVAVAGTNGKTTTVRLTAHILGTAGNRVGMTNSDGVYVDNLRIDTGDCSGPRSARSVLMHPDVDAAVFETARGGILREGLAFDRCNVAIVTNIGMGDHLGLGYISTVEDLAVVKRVIVQHVHPTGTAVLNAADPIVAEMAASCPGSITYFAEDRNHPVLATHRAQGLRSVYRDGDAIVAAQGPDEIRFALTDIPLTRNGTISFQVENAMASIAAAWALNLSWDVIRQGLGTFVNDAQTAPGRFNVFDYRGATVIADYGHNPDAILALVRAVDAMPAKRRSVVISGAGDRRDEDIRMQTEILGAAFDDVLLYQDQCQRGRADGEVLALLQEGLVGAPRTKHIEEIHGEFVAIDTALARLKAGDLCLILVDQVEEALDHIARRISEA; from the coding sequence ATGGAAGTTTCCCGTATCCGAGCCCTGCGCGGCCCCAATCTGTGGAGCAAGAACACCGCGATCGAGGCCATTGTTTCGTGCGCCGACAGCGAATGCTCCATCGACAACCTGCCCGAGTTCGAAGCCCGCCTGCGCGCGCGGCTGCCGCAAACCGGTCTGCTGCGCCCGGAAGGCCACCAGGATTCGGTGTCGATTGCGCATGTCCTGCAAATCGTTGCGCTGACGATGCAGGCTCACGCCGGTTGCCCCGTCACCTTCGGCCGCACCTCAACCACCATCGAACCTGGCGTCTTCCAGGTAGTGGTTGAGTACAGCGAAGAAGAAGTCGGCCTGCTGGCGATGGAACTGGCTCAAGCGCTGGTGCGCTCCGCGCTGGATGACACGCCATTCGACATCACCGACGCGCTCAAGCGCCTGCGTGACCTGGACGAAGACGTCCGCCTGGGACCCAGCACCGGTTCCATCGTTAACGCCGCCGTCGTCCGCAACATTCCGTACCGCCGCCTGACGCAAGGCAGCATGGTGCAGTTCGGCTGGGGCAGCAAACAACGCCGTATCCAGGCCGCGGAAACCGACCGCACCAGCGCTATTTCGGAATCGATTGCGCAGGACAAAGACCTGACCAAGATGCTGTTGGACGCGGCTGGCGTGCCGGTGCCGATGGGCCGCTCCGTAACCTCGGCCGAAGCCGCCTGGGAAGCTGCCCAAGAGCTGGGCGGCCCCGTGGTGGTCAAGCCTCGCGATGGCAGCCAGGGACGCGGTGTTGCGGTGAATATCGAAACGCGTGAACGCGTGATCCAAGCTTTTGAAGTGGCTGAAGAGATCAGTTCGGAAGTCATCGTTGAACGCTACATTCCCGGCCACGACTTCCGCCTGCTGGTGGTGGGCGGCGCACTGGTCGCGGCCTCGCGCCGCGATCCGCCCCAAGTGACGGGCGATGGGCAGCAAACCATCCGCCAATTGGTAGACCAGGTCAACTCGGACCCATTGCGCGGCGATGGCCATGCCACGTCGCTTACCAAGATCCGTTTTGATGACATTGCGCTGGCCACGCTGAAAAAACAGGGTTTTGACGCGGATTCCGTACCGCCTTCCGGCACCCTGATTTTTCTGCGCAACAACGCGAACCTGAGCACCGGCGGCTCGGCTACCGACGTTACCGACGAAGTCCACCCTGAAATGGCGGCGCGCGCGGTGTCCGCGGCCCGCATGATCGGCTTGGACATCTGCGGCGTGGACGTGGTGGCGGAAAGCGTGCACTACCCGCTGGAAGATCAGCATGGCGGCGTGGTCGAGGTAAACGCTGCACCCGGACTGCGCATGCACCTGAACCCCTCGTTCGGCAAAGGCCGAGCCGTGGGTGAAGCCATTATTTCGAATATGTATGCGGACGGCGACGACGGCCGCATTCCGGTCGTGGCCGTTGCCGGCACCAACGGCAAAACCACCACCGTGCGCCTGACCGCCCATATTTTGGGTACGGCCGGCAACCGCGTGGGCATGACGAATTCCGATGGCGTTTACGTAGACAACCTGCGTATCGATACCGGCGATTGCAGCGGCCCGCGCAGCGCCCGCAGCGTGCTGATGCACCCCGATGTGGACGCAGCCGTGTTCGAGACGGCGCGCGGCGGCATTCTGCGCGAAGGGCTGGCCTTTGACCGTTGCAACGTCGCCATCGTCACCAACATCGGCATGGGCGACCACCTGGGGCTGGGATACATCAGCACCGTGGAAGACCTGGCCGTGGTCAAGCGCGTCATTGTTCAGCACGTGCACCCGACGGGCACGGCCGTCCTGAACGCCGCTGACCCCATCGTGGCCGAGATGGCCGCCAGTTGCCCGGGGTCGATCACGTACTTCGCCGAAGACCGCAACCACCCGGTGCTCGCAACGCATCGCGCGCAAGGTCTGCGCTCGGTGTATCGCGATGGCGACGCCATCGTCGCGGCGCAAGGTCCCGACGAAATCCGCTTTGCACTCACGGACATTCCGCTCACGCGCAACGGCACGATCTCGTTCCAGGTGGAAAACGCCATGGCCTCGATTGCAGCCGCTTGGGCGCTGAATCTGAGCTGGGATGTCATCCGCCAGGGTTTGGGCACCTTCGTCAACGACGCGCAAACGGCGCCCGGACGCTTCAATGTGTTCGATTACCGCGGCGCCACGGTGATCGCGGACTACGGCCACAATCCGGACGCGATTCTGGCCTTGGTGCGCGCGGTCGATGCCATGCCCGCCAAGCGCCGCTCGGTCGTCATCAGCGGTGCGGGCGACCGGCGCGATGAAGACATCCGCATGCAGACCGAAATCCTGGGCGCGGCTTTCGACGACGTGTTGCTCTACCAGGACCAATGCCAACGCGGCCGTGCGGATGGCGAGGTGCTGGCGCTATTGCAGGAAGGCCTGGTTGGCGCCCCGCGCACGAAGCACATTGAAGAAATCCATGGCGAATTCGTGGCTATCGACACCGCGCTGGCGCGTTTGAAGGCCGGCGACCTGTGCCTGATCCTGGTGGATCAGGTGGAAGAGGCCCTGGACCACATCGCCCGCCGCATCTCGGAAGCCTGA
- a CDS encoding CsbD family protein produces MNNDIIAGKWKQLTGKAKAAWGELTDDELTRTEGNAERLAGLIQERYGKTKDQAQREVRDFFDKNP; encoded by the coding sequence ATGAATAACGACATCATCGCCGGCAAGTGGAAGCAACTGACCGGCAAGGCCAAAGCGGCCTGGGGTGAACTCACCGACGACGAGTTGACCCGTACGGAAGGCAATGCGGAACGCCTCGCTGGATTGATCCAGGAGCGTTACGGCAAGACCAAAGACCAAGCGCAGCGCGAAGTCCGGGACTTCTTCGATAAGAATCCCTGA
- a CDS encoding DUF1328 domain-containing protein → MLHYAVVFFVIAIIAAVLGFGGIAAGAAGIAKVLFFVFLVLALLSILSGALRKK, encoded by the coding sequence ATGTTGCATTACGCCGTAGTTTTCTTCGTCATCGCGATCATCGCGGCGGTTCTCGGCTTCGGTGGCATTGCCGCCGGCGCCGCGGGTATCGCCAAGGTCCTGTTCTTTGTATTCCTGGTGCTGGCGCTCTTGTCCATCTTGAGCGGCGCCCTCCGGAAAAAATAG
- a CDS encoding BON domain-containing protein, which translates to MEIRKLIAAAALGTGAVFTSMAFAADDGKPKQSVGEYASDATVTTKVKAAIVADKQLSALDIAVETNNGVATLTGSVGTAAQADHAATVARGVEGVKQVMNNIKVDPAKNKK; encoded by the coding sequence ATGGAAATTCGTAAGCTGATCGCCGCCGCCGCACTGGGTACGGGCGCTGTTTTCACTTCCATGGCTTTCGCCGCCGACGATGGCAAGCCCAAGCAGTCCGTGGGTGAATATGCCTCTGACGCGACCGTGACCACAAAGGTCAAGGCCGCCATCGTGGCCGACAAGCAACTGAGCGCCCTGGACATTGCCGTTGAAACGAACAACGGTGTTGCTACCCTGACGGGTTCGGTGGGCACGGCTGCCCAAGCGGATCACGCCGCCACGGTTGCCCGCGGTGTGGAAGGGGTCAAGCAGGTCATGAACAACATCAAGGTTGATCCGGCCAAGAACAAGAAGTAA